AGGGCAACTCCTCCACAGGTTCGGAGAGGACATCGTTGGGCATAGCCTGTCATTCTCGCAGAACGAGCGATATCTCTGTATCGGTGGTCTGCACAGGCCGCTCGTTTACGATTGCGAAAATCTGGAAGAGGTCTGGACCGTTTCGACCTCGGAACTGGGTGACCATCTGTCTCTGCGCGCGGGCAGTTGTTCGAACGATGGGCTGACGGTTGCCTTCAGTTCGAGGCAGTCTCAGCCCTATCGCTTCGGAACCATCGTGTTCGATGGAGACGGTGCTCCGCAATGCTGGAATCTGACCCGAGGTAATATCCACGTATCTCCAGCTGGCTCGTTCACTTTCGCCCAGTGCTACGATTCCGTCGAACCCAACTCCTGGAACGATTTCCTGTGCGTTCCCGTGATCGTGAACCGTCTCGATGGCGGTGAGTAGAATGAAGCAGATGATTGCGATCATGCTTCTTCCAACTCTTGTTTCGGCTATTCCATGGCCGCTCATCCCTGCCGACAGTACACACAAGATCGACGGTAGTTATGGAGGCTCAAACATTCCATGGCTCGATGCTTCCCCGAGCAATCCAATGGGCAACTTCCATTCAGGAATCGACCTAATCCTGACGGAACTGACCCTTCCCGGGCAGGAGGAAGTCGTCTACTCGGTCGAAGCCGGATACGTAACGGATGTAATGGATGGGTCCCTCCAAGCGCGGAGCAGTGGTTCGTCATCTGCGAGTCTCTAGACTCGGAAGAGGGCTGGGCGTATCTGCATGTGGCGAATCCGTTCGGTATTGAGAAGGAAGATTCCCTCTCCTTATACGACTCGCTCGCCTGCATTCATCAGGACACTTCATCTACTTCTCATCTTCACTTCATGAGATCGGGTCGGGAATTCAGCACAGCATACGGGCCTGCTGGGCATCTGAATCCCCTTTCTGTACTCGATCCTTCGGCGACCGGATCGGACTACGAATGGCAGTTCGATCCCCAGCCCCAGAGCCCGCAGCATCCATGGTGTTACTTTCTGACAGACAACACAATAGAGAGTTGGGAAGACGATTGGATCGTTTCGACCGACATATACGCCGACACCCTATCGACGGATAACCTCCATGGTTCTGTCGACCTCATACAGGGATTCAGTCTCTGGGGATACGGAGACTGCGGGATCCAGCCCGGGATCGGCGAGAGCTGGCTCGTACCTTACCGTATTCGATGGGACCTTGTGCTCAAGGGTGAGAATCCCGCCTCAGACCAGGTTCTCGTTGAAAAGTACCTTGTCAGTTTCGACGGAATCGTAGGAGACTATGATGACTGGGAGAAGTACAGACAGTTCTTCTTCAGATTCCCCGATCTCCAGACATACTTCCCGGGTTACTCCGGCGATATCATCTGCCTGACGAACTGTGGAGATGCCACTGGCTGGACCGGATTGGGGATAAGCAATATCGAGGAGGGCTGCTGGAACACTGCACTGGCGCTTGATGGGACCGGCGAGAACTACAACCCGATCCTGCAGGATTCATCTGCTTCAGACGGATTCTACAGGATAGACGTGACGGCATACGCCTGGGACACTACGGATTCTCAGCGAGTCAGCATCGACTGCCGGGTATGCAACACCCGCGAGATAGCCCAGTCGGTGGTGCTGACGGATGCTGCCAGCCGTTCCGAGGTATGGCGAGCCGAGTGGGAGGCTGTAGAGACTGCCAACGGATTCGAGCCTGTGAAGAACGTGCTGGTCGACGCACCTGCGGATCCCGGCAGCACGCTGGAGATCGAGATCGTGTTCACGGGGCCGATGGACACGTCGGTGGAGCCGTTCGTGCGGTTCGCGAAGGCGGGCGGGACATATCTGGTGGCCGATCCTGCCACGGTGGAATGGACATCGACGTATCTGCCGTCGGGCTACTACGACACCTGGCACGGGACGGTGGATGTGCCGTCGTCGGGGATGTCGGGCTGGCTGACGATGCAGATCAAGGCGAAGGACAACACTGGGCTGGGTCTTCTCGATCCCTCGGATGCCGATCCCGATCCTCCGGTGATGGACAGGTACGAGGACTACACGGACACTCATCACGGCTTCGGGATAGCGTTCGGGCCGGAGACGGTGTGGGACGGCGAACTGAATCATCAGGTGGAGAGTTCGCCGGTGCTTGCTGACATGGACGGTGATGGCGATCTCGACGTCGGGATATTGGACCGCGACGGTTGGGTGCATCTGCTCGACGACGACGGAACGAGCATGAACACCAACTGGCCCAGTTCAGGAAGCTGGGAGCCGTGGTTCCCGTATCCTGTGCGCTGCAGTCCCGCAATTGCAGATCTGGATGAGGATGGCGACCTGGATATCGTTTATCAGGGATCATGGACCGGGCAGGCATGTGACGTGGCTACAGGAGACGATATCGATGGGTGGCTCGTCGAATGCGGCACATCAGGC
Above is a genomic segment from Candidatus Fermentibacter sp. containing:
- a CDS encoding VCBS repeat-containing protein encodes the protein MANPFGIEKEDSLSLYDSLACIHQDTSSTSHLHFMRSGREFSTAYGPAGHLNPLSVLDPSATGSDYEWQFDPQPQSPQHPWCYFLTDNTIESWEDDWIVSTDIYADTLSTDNLHGSVDLIQGFSLWGYGDCGIQPGIGESWLVPYRIRWDLVLKGENPASDQVLVEKYLVSFDGIVGDYDDWEKYRQFFFRFPDLQTYFPGYSGDIICLTNCGDATGWTGLGISNIEEGCWNTALALDGTGENYNPILQDSSASDGFYRIDVTAYAWDTTDSQRVSIDCRVCNTREIAQSVVLTDAASRSEVWRAEWEAVETANGFEPVKNVLVDAPADPGSTLEIEIVFTGPMDTSVEPFVRFAKAGGTYLVADPATVEWTSTYLPSGYYDTWHGTVDVPSSGMSGWLTMQIKAKDNTGLGLLDPSDADPDPPVMDRYEDYTDTHHGFGIAFGPETVWDGELNHQVESSPVLADMDGDGDLDVGILDRDGWVHLLDDDGTSMNTNWPSSGSWEPWFPYPVRCSPAIADLDEDGDLDIVYQGSWTGQACDVATGDDIDGWLVECGTSGSPGYFCSYSSPSVGDTDGDDHLEVVIGRVISDTTDLKSSVFLFEDTGGTATWSRTLTPTSTGVSICATPVIGDVDGDDDVDVLVATADDYFQDIYSPGMPAATNQSAVYLLNSSTGATIWQQTFPYCQILGSPVVADLEGDETNEVIFGTANAPTSYRKIHILSGETGSIEHSLSVPGWVMGPVGIGDLDEDGYLDIVAGVNGTPGQIYAWSGAGSHALLPGFPASVIGNPCGGISIVDMDADFELEIVAGTSSGWLYAVNPDGSVCTGFPVDTGSSTMGQVAAGDIDGDGSLELVGADATLAQAWCYDMGSGSYP